The Myxococcales bacterium genome has a window encoding:
- a CDS encoding TetR/AcrR family transcriptional regulator, giving the protein MIDGSTGNNRSLLAACALRLFVEYGYDGVGVQQIADAAGVTKPTLYHYYGSKVGLLESLFDEQLAELHDRLKRAADYHHDLPQTLTEVARAVFAFAKTHPDLYRLHLSLWFAPVNSEAYRAAARFHERQFAALEKLFRAAAADHGNMKGRQRAYAATFLGMINNYAALALNGYAELDEALARQSVHQFMHGIFS; this is encoded by the coding sequence ATGATTGACGGCTCGACCGGTAATAATCGCTCGTTGCTCGCCGCTTGCGCTTTGCGGCTTTTCGTCGAATACGGCTATGACGGCGTCGGCGTCCAGCAGATCGCGGACGCGGCCGGCGTGACCAAGCCGACCCTTTACCACTACTACGGCAGCAAGGTCGGGTTGCTCGAATCGCTGTTCGACGAACAACTGGCGGAATTGCATGACCGGCTCAAGCGCGCCGCCGACTATCATCACGATCTGCCGCAGACCCTGACCGAAGTGGCGCGCGCCGTGTTTGCATTCGCCAAAACCCATCCCGACCTGTATCGCCTCCATTTGTCGCTGTGGTTCGCGCCGGTGAACAGCGAGGCATACCGGGCGGCGGCCCGCTTTCACGAGCGGCAGTTCGCGGCGCTGGAAAAACTCTTTCGCGCGGCGGCCGCCGATCACGGCAACATGAAAGGCCGGCAGCGCGCCTATGCGGCGACGTTTCTGGGCATGATCAACAATTACGCCGCCCTCGCCCTCAACGGCTACGCCGAGCTCGATGAGGCATTGGCGCGGCAATCGGTGCACCAGTTCATGCACGGCATTTTTTCCTGA
- a CDS encoding alpha-amylase yields MGHWFEEAIFYHLYPLGVCGAPAQNDLIAPPTPRLEKLLPWFDQARDLGATALYLGPVFESGSHGYDTVDFFQTDRRLGDNELLAHIVAAAHARGLRVLFDAVFGHVGRDFWAFRDLREHGAASPDRGWFRKIDFGRQSRFGDPFSYEYWNHSPELPRLDLSAAAVREHLFAAVDDWLARYDIDGLRLDSADSLDLNFLAALREHCLRRKPDFFLLGEVIHGDYRRWANTQTLHSVTNYEAYKGLWSSHAQHNFFEIGHSLARQFGEHGLYRDLPLYNFADNHDVNRLASVLREREQLFSLYGLLFTMPGIPSLYYGSEWGIAGTRTATDDRPLRPCLDRAEMNNRYPSDLPDALRRFAAVRRGSPALCRGSYRQLSLAAEQLAFLRQALEETVVVAVNAASTEASINLHLPGIDKARLTDLLNPPERYAVTGGRASLVIPPHWLRVLRVERN; encoded by the coding sequence ATGGGACATTGGTTCGAAGAGGCGATCTTCTATCACTTGTATCCCCTGGGCGTCTGCGGCGCCCCGGCGCAAAACGACCTGATTGCGCCACCAACGCCGCGTTTGGAAAAACTGCTTCCCTGGTTCGACCAGGCGCGGGACTTGGGGGCGACGGCGCTGTATCTTGGGCCGGTGTTCGAATCGGGATCGCACGGCTACGACACGGTCGATTTTTTTCAGACGGATCGCCGGTTGGGCGATAACGAACTGCTGGCCCACATCGTGGCGGCGGCGCATGCTCGAGGCTTGCGCGTCCTATTCGATGCCGTTTTCGGGCATGTCGGGCGCGATTTTTGGGCGTTTCGCGATCTGCGCGAACACGGCGCCGCTTCGCCCGATCGCGGTTGGTTCCGCAAAATCGATTTCGGCCGGCAAAGTCGTTTCGGCGATCCCTTTTCATACGAATATTGGAACCATTCCCCGGAACTGCCGCGGCTCGATTTATCCGCCGCCGCCGTCCGCGAGCATCTGTTCGCGGCCGTCGACGATTGGCTGGCGCGTTACGACATCGACGGCCTGCGGCTGGATTCGGCCGATTCGCTTGATTTGAATTTTCTCGCCGCCTTGCGCGAACATTGCCTTCGGCGAAAACCCGACTTTTTCCTGTTGGGCGAGGTGATCCACGGCGATTACCGCCGCTGGGCCAATACCCAAACGCTGCATTCGGTGACGAATTACGAGGCTTACAAGGGACTCTGGTCGAGCCATGCGCAGCACAATTTTTTCGAGATCGGTCATTCGCTGGCGCGCCAATTCGGAGAGCATGGACTGTATCGCGACCTGCCGCTTTACAACTTCGCGGACAACCACGACGTCAACCGGTTGGCGAGCGTACTGCGCGAACGGGAGCAGCTTTTTTCCCTCTACGGCCTCTTGTTCACCATGCCGGGGATTCCTTCGCTCTACTACGGCAGCGAATGGGGAATCGCCGGCACGCGCACGGCAACCGATGATCGGCCCTTACGGCCTTGTCTCGACCGCGCGGAAATGAACAACCGCTACCCGTCCGACCTGCCGGACGCCCTCCGGCGGTTCGCCGCGGTGCGGCGCGGTTCGCCGGCGCTTTGCCGCGGGTCCTACCGGCAATTGTCGCTCGCCGCGGAACAATTGGCCTTTCTGCGCCAAGCATTGGAGGAAACGGTCGTCGTCGCCGTGAATGCAGCCTCGACCGAAGCGTCGATTAATTTGCACCTGCCGGGAATCGACAAGGCAAGGCTGACGGATTTACTCAATCCGCCGGAACGCTACGCCGTCACGGGCGGACGGGCCTCGCTCGTCATTCCGCCGCACTGGTTGCGGGTTTTAAGGGTCGAACGAAACTGA
- a CDS encoding DUF1566 domain-containing protein, with translation MKHFFLLTLLPLLFPLGLILSCDRDDDIEGLNDTWMDPNTGLVWQTIPSNDYLTWEEARSFCAELSLAGGNWRFPAISELRTLVRGCNGTLAEGKCGVTDSCSFLSCQNTFCSHCKNGQGPNKGCYGPPGLSGGCDALWSSTTTEDADYDGAWGIDFKNGQVVKGYVYLDYISMFHVRCVR, from the coding sequence ATGAAACACTTTTTTCTCCTGACATTGTTGCCGCTGTTATTTCCCCTCGGATTGATCCTGTCCTGCGACCGTGATGACGACATCGAAGGCCTGAATGACACCTGGATGGATCCGAATACCGGCCTTGTCTGGCAAACGATTCCCTCAAACGATTATCTTACTTGGGAAGAAGCCAGATCCTTTTGTGCGGAGCTGTCATTGGCTGGGGGGAATTGGCGTTTTCCAGCCATTTCCGAATTGCGCACGTTGGTTCGTGGCTGTAATGGAACCTTGGCTGAAGGGAAATGCGGAGTAACGGATTCCTGCTCATTTTTGTCATGCCAAAACACGTTTTGTTCGCATTGCAAAAATGGTCAAGGGCCCAACAAGGGTTGTTATGGTCCGCCGGGTTTATCGGGAGGTTGCGATGCGCTTTGGTCGTCTACCACTACGGAGGATGCGGATTACGACGGCGCCTGGGGAATCGATTTCAAGAATGGCCAGGTGGTCAAAGGCTATGTTTATCTCGATTACATCAGTATGTTCCACGTCCGTTGCGTCCGCTGA
- a CDS encoding DUF1566 domain-containing protein, with the protein MKKNFLLIFLLLALLPACDCDGNNDTGGKSDDDSVHDAGDDTMDDDTDLDDDSDNVTGSAWTDPLTGLTWRVRPRNENLTWEDAATYCANLELPGGNWRLPTISELRTLIHGCVSTEPGGSCGVTDSCLDYEECVTDACKGCGNDDGPNHGCYGPPELPGPCKRLWSSSSVAGVGYDAWYIYFGNAAVFRNDVVGNGTADVRCVRP; encoded by the coding sequence GTGAAAAAAAATTTTTTGCTGATTTTTTTATTGTTGGCGTTATTGCCGGCTTGCGACTGTGATGGGAATAATGACACCGGGGGCAAGTCGGACGATGATTCCGTACATGATGCCGGTGACGACACAATGGATGACGATACAGACCTGGATGATGATTCCGATAATGTCACCGGGTCAGCCTGGACCGATCCGTTGACCGGACTTACTTGGCGGGTGAGGCCGCGAAATGAAAATCTCACCTGGGAAGACGCCGCAACCTATTGCGCGAATCTGGAATTACCGGGTGGTAATTGGCGTTTGCCGACCATTTCGGAATTGCGTACGTTGATCCATGGTTGTGTCTCCACCGAACCGGGCGGTTCCTGCGGTGTCACGGATTCATGTCTGGATTATGAGGAATGTGTAACTGATGCATGTAAAGGCTGCGGCAATGACGACGGACCCAACCATGGCTGTTATGGCCCGCCCGAATTACCCGGTCCCTGTAAGCGATTGTGGTCTTCTTCCTCGGTCGCGGGTGTCGGGTATGATGCATGGTATATTTATTTCGGAAATGCCGCTGTATTTCGCAATGATGTCGTAGGCAACGGTACCGCGGATGTCCGCTGCGTTCGTCCCTAA
- a CDS encoding YdeI/OmpD-associated family protein produces the protein MPAFVRRALIEKGLMEAYRLRPAYQQNDYLGWIARAKREETRQKRLEQMFNELRQGSIYMKMKWNPKSR, from the coding sequence ATGCCCGCCTTCGTCCGCCGGGCTTTGATCGAAAAAGGGTTGATGGAAGCCTACCGTCTGCGCCCTGCATACCAGCAGAACGATTATCTCGGTTGGATCGCCCGCGCCAAACGGGAAGAAACCAGGCAGAAACGTCTTGAGCAGATGTTCAATGAGTTGCGGCAAGGCAGTATCTATATGAAAATGAAGTGGAATCCAAAATCGAGATAA
- a CDS encoding glycoside hydrolase family 1 protein: protein MKRIFFALFLITAFFLACAGEDNNDDDSGESDQSDDDNDNDDNNDDNDASPPLAYAFPAGFLWGSASSAYQTEGGNAHSDYTQWLLKRYGEDRCGMADNSYNLYETDADLAAQLGSQMYRLGIEWARIEPARDQIDQDEIAHYRLVLQALVERGIRPMVTLHHFTNPQWIQDQGAWLNPDTVEQFVEFAALMASEFGDLVDYWLTINEPMIYTTGTYLIWVYPGGTLNNMNKTMQATVHMIQAHARAYRAINEADLGDADGDGEAALVSLAQVLFPTSPLRPDNANDIESARMYDYLMNRLFLCAVVFGMLDANGDGDTDDATTDPAEGYHAELAGTLDFLGFNYYNPVQVLHFPFVFGTVQGVPCFPQADFICHPGGREPYVQGDNGNPIVPSGIYDLIADFQDEFQLPLLITENGLATTDGYKRSWFILEHLKYVHTAIQDGYEVLGYLHWSLLDNFEWLDAFTMRFGLFSVDYSTFERSWTEGAETYSTLVHANGISQELVDAYAEPPAAE from the coding sequence ATGAAGCGAATCTTTTTCGCCTTGTTTCTGATCACGGCTTTTTTTCTCGCCTGCGCCGGCGAAGACAACAACGACGATGATTCGGGCGAATCGGATCAATCCGACGACGATAACGACAACGACGATAATAACGACGACAACGACGCCAGCCCTCCGCTGGCCTATGCGTTTCCCGCCGGGTTCCTCTGGGGAAGCGCCTCGTCCGCCTACCAAACCGAAGGCGGCAACGCTCATTCCGATTATACGCAGTGGTTGCTGAAGCGATACGGCGAGGACCGCTGCGGCATGGCCGATAATTCCTACAATCTGTACGAAACCGACGCCGACCTGGCCGCTCAATTGGGCTCCCAGATGTACCGGTTGGGCATCGAATGGGCGCGGATCGAACCGGCGCGCGATCAGATCGACCAGGACGAAATCGCGCACTACCGCCTCGTGTTGCAAGCGCTCGTCGAGCGCGGCATCCGGCCCATGGTCACCCTGCACCATTTCACCAATCCGCAGTGGATTCAGGATCAGGGCGCCTGGCTCAATCCCGACACGGTCGAGCAATTCGTTGAATTCGCGGCGTTGATGGCCTCCGAATTCGGCGATCTGGTCGACTACTGGCTCACCATCAACGAACCGATGATTTACACGACCGGAACCTATCTGATCTGGGTCTACCCTGGCGGCACTTTAAACAACATGAATAAAACCATGCAGGCCACGGTGCACATGATTCAGGCTCACGCCCGAGCCTACCGCGCCATCAACGAGGCTGACCTCGGCGACGCGGACGGCGACGGGGAAGCGGCGCTGGTTTCACTGGCCCAGGTTTTGTTTCCCACTTCGCCGCTGCGGCCGGACAACGCAAACGATATCGAATCGGCGCGCATGTACGACTACCTGATGAATCGGTTGTTCTTGTGCGCGGTGGTTTTCGGAATGCTCGACGCAAACGGCGACGGCGACACCGACGACGCGACGACCGACCCGGCTGAAGGCTATCACGCTGAACTGGCCGGCACACTCGATTTCCTGGGATTCAATTATTACAACCCGGTTCAGGTGCTGCATTTCCCGTTCGTCTTCGGCACCGTCCAGGGAGTTCCCTGCTTTCCGCAAGCGGATTTCATCTGCCATCCCGGCGGCCGCGAACCGTACGTGCAAGGCGACAACGGCAACCCCATCGTGCCTTCCGGCATCTACGACCTGATCGCGGATTTTCAGGACGAGTTCCAGTTGCCGCTGCTGATCACCGAAAACGGCCTGGCCACCACGGACGGCTACAAACGTTCATGGTTCATTCTGGAGCATCTCAAATACGTGCACACCGCGATTCAGGACGGTTACGAGGTGCTGGGATACCTGCATTGGTCGTTGTTGGACAACTTCGAATGGCTGGACGCATTCACCATGCGTTTCGGGCTTTTCTCGGTCGACTATTCGACATTCGAACGTTCCTGGACCGAAGGCGCCGAGACTTACTCGACCCTCGTCCATGCCAACGGCATCAGCCAGGAACTTGTGGACGCTTACGCGGAGCCGCCGGCGGCGGAATGA
- a CDS encoding EF-hand domain-containing protein, whose protein sequence is MSITINFSSALSSYYKVSSLVSSPTTSFSAADSSGDGKIDTTELSTYLDKTATTANSADVYDKMDTDGDGSVSEDEYTTYADLRTQQLESILSTQQTMQELEVSLVQSAKISTDDSSTKSSSTTTANKILSQYTQNMTTTVSDVLGSIDVEA, encoded by the coding sequence ATGTCGATCACGATCAATTTCAGCAGCGCACTCTCGTCTTACTACAAAGTCTCGTCATTGGTTTCCAGCCCGACGACCTCTTTCTCCGCGGCGGATTCGAGTGGCGACGGCAAGATCGACACTACCGAACTCAGTACCTATTTGGACAAAACGGCGACAACCGCCAATTCGGCTGACGTGTACGACAAAATGGATACCGACGGCGACGGCTCCGTCAGCGAAGATGAGTATACGACCTATGCGGATTTGCGCACCCAGCAACTGGAAAGTATTCTTTCGACGCAGCAGACCATGCAGGAATTGGAAGTCTCGCTGGTTCAATCGGCGAAAATCAGTACCGATGATTCCAGCACCAAATCAAGCAGTACGACAACGGCCAACAAAATCCTCTCTCAATATACCCAGAACATGACGACCACCGTTTCCGACGTTCTCGGCAGCATCGACGTTGAAGCGTAA
- a CDS encoding SDR family oxidoreductase: protein MSFYSLFASKGPSGFGYTSTAKEVTAGLSLEGKTILVTGCNSGLGQEAVRVLTGRGARVVATARSAEKAEAACRSFSGKTIPLACELAEPASVRACVEAVKQKGITLDAIIGNAGIMALPKLRQAYGYELQFFTNHIGHFILITGLLEQLAADGRVVMLSSSAHRMAPGGGIEFDNLSGEKRYWSWRAYGQSKFANLLFAKELARRFAGTKKTANAVHPGSINTNLTRHMGTVSTFFADHFGPLFLKSVSQGAATEVFAAVHPAAAGINGAYFDDCNVAKCRRDADDPVLAKKLWDVSERIVAELKI from the coding sequence GTGTCTTTTTATTCGTTATTCGCCTCGAAAGGGCCGAGTGGCTTCGGTTACACCTCCACCGCCAAAGAAGTGACCGCGGGACTGTCGCTCGAAGGAAAAACGATTCTGGTCACCGGCTGCAATTCCGGCTTGGGCCAGGAAGCCGTGCGGGTCTTGACCGGTCGCGGCGCCCGGGTCGTCGCCACGGCCCGATCGGCGGAAAAAGCCGAAGCGGCCTGCCGGTCGTTTAGCGGAAAAACAATCCCTCTGGCCTGCGAGTTGGCGGAGCCGGCGAGCGTTCGCGCCTGCGTCGAAGCGGTGAAACAAAAGGGAATCACGCTCGATGCGATTATCGGCAACGCCGGAATCATGGCGTTGCCGAAACTACGGCAGGCTTACGGCTATGAGTTGCAATTTTTCACCAATCACATCGGCCATTTCATTCTGATCACGGGCCTGCTCGAGCAACTCGCCGCGGATGGGCGGGTCGTGATGCTCAGCAGTTCGGCGCATCGCATGGCGCCCGGCGGAGGCATCGAGTTCGACAACCTCTCGGGCGAAAAAAGATATTGGTCCTGGCGCGCCTACGGGCAATCCAAATTCGCCAATCTGCTCTTCGCGAAGGAACTGGCGCGGCGCTTCGCCGGCACGAAAAAAACCGCCAATGCCGTTCATCCCGGATCCATCAACACCAATCTGACCCGCCACATGGGAACGGTCTCGACATTTTTCGCCGACCACTTCGGTCCCCTGTTTCTGAAAAGCGTTTCGCAGGGCGCCGCCACCGAGGTTTTCGCGGCTGTGCATCCGGCCGCTGCGGGAATCAACGGCGCGTACTTCGACGATTGCAACGTGGCGAAATGCCGCCGTGATGCCGATGACCCCGTGCTGGCGAAAAAACTGTGGGATGTATCCGAACGGATCGTCGCCGAGTTGAAAATCTAA
- a CDS encoding DUF3604 domain-containing protein, with protein MRPCGQWQRLTIIVVLTLAIGGCLTSGEESDSEIAFLDPEEAENFPNFFAESLDRDEEDRWFLADGSPVDSRAEESSPAVVTDLSVPHNDPQTFFDLGSATFTPSEFVARSRQVFTVEYTVGQPIKWGGGLHVAFNPAVSVRDCQLNADPNNECGYVTIATSNPRIQLTYRTHRKRLPIGTRLAHVDIRVQHGRLRRGDRVVIIYGAKREQAFAQEIAGWFEATVQVRLDFLDGYREIDHSPIYHVLPDQPRHLLSAVDWRAHQLRFSVVDQYGNPVHTYNGNLHVSAIAPDGSVQTVGQVGLIAGLGKMPLPKLDGEDYVLRSRLDGPNLISQVPYAPGATPVYFGDLHFHTKLSDSYVSIDPVESLVYAKEVALLDFGNPNDHAECLAYNRAFTQYLQRSIDDSWLELQDLDNQANQRGLTTLVGFEVTFNGNNVPRFGHYNIYYQGAEGPLFTYRQRNPVVPAVTDPGQLFTRLQSGPPRAMAVMHHTLRGDRLGNDFSFYNPDLQRVIEIYSEHGCSENETCARSCWDRERDPQASGAVQRAIGPLGFRLGFIAGSDSHSGHCSGANIPDPVFRNGNPGGLTGIAAETMDRETLWSAVYHRHTYATSGERMYLEFRVNDRLMGSILRLVGKPVVTARVIGTQPLSKVEIIRYDKINGWRTVYAEQPENLFWNIRWADDNFPGPCLYYLRAVQINDTTAWSSPVWID; from the coding sequence ATGCGGCCGTGTGGGCAATGGCAGCGCCTGACGATAATTGTGGTATTGACGCTGGCAATCGGCGGATGCCTGACCTCGGGTGAGGAATCCGATAGCGAAATCGCTTTTCTCGATCCGGAAGAAGCCGAAAATTTCCCGAATTTCTTTGCGGAATCGCTCGATCGCGACGAGGAGGATCGCTGGTTTCTGGCCGATGGTTCGCCGGTCGACAGTCGCGCCGAGGAATCTTCCCCGGCGGTAGTCACCGATCTGTCCGTGCCGCATAACGATCCACAAACGTTTTTCGATCTCGGCAGCGCCACCTTTACGCCGAGCGAATTCGTTGCTCGGTCGCGGCAAGTCTTTACGGTGGAATATACGGTCGGTCAGCCGATCAAGTGGGGAGGCGGATTGCACGTGGCTTTCAATCCGGCGGTCAGCGTACGCGATTGCCAACTCAATGCCGATCCGAACAATGAGTGCGGTTATGTCACCATTGCCACCTCGAACCCGCGGATTCAACTGACTTATCGAACGCATCGCAAGCGGTTGCCGATCGGCACACGCCTGGCGCATGTCGATATTCGCGTGCAGCACGGCCGGCTGCGGAGAGGCGATCGGGTCGTTATCATTTACGGCGCCAAGCGGGAGCAGGCCTTCGCTCAGGAAATCGCCGGTTGGTTCGAGGCAACGGTTCAGGTTCGGCTCGATTTTCTGGACGGATATCGAGAAATCGACCATTCGCCAATCTACCACGTTTTACCGGACCAACCCCGACATTTACTCAGCGCCGTCGATTGGCGCGCGCATCAGTTGCGTTTTTCGGTGGTCGACCAATATGGAAACCCGGTTCACACCTATAACGGCAACCTTCACGTGAGCGCCATTGCGCCGGATGGATCTGTTCAGACAGTCGGCCAGGTCGGCCTAATCGCCGGGTTGGGGAAAATGCCGTTGCCGAAGTTGGACGGCGAAGATTATGTCCTGCGTAGCCGCCTCGACGGGCCCAATTTGATCAGTCAGGTGCCTTACGCACCCGGCGCAACGCCGGTTTATTTCGGCGATTTGCACTTTCACACCAAGCTCAGCGATTCCTACGTGTCGATCGACCCGGTCGAATCGCTGGTTTATGCAAAAGAGGTTGCGCTCCTGGATTTCGGCAATCCGAACGATCACGCCGAATGCCTGGCCTATAACCGCGCTTTTACCCAATATCTGCAGCGGTCGATCGATGATAGTTGGCTGGAACTTCAGGATCTGGACAATCAGGCGAATCAACGGGGTTTGACGACACTCGTTGGTTTCGAGGTCACTTTCAACGGCAATAACGTGCCGCGGTTCGGACATTACAATATTTATTACCAGGGTGCGGAGGGGCCACTGTTTACCTATCGGCAACGAAATCCCGTGGTGCCGGCGGTGACCGATCCGGGGCAATTGTTCACGCGATTGCAATCCGGTCCACCAAGAGCCATGGCGGTAATGCACCACACGCTGCGGGGCGATCGACTGGGCAACGATTTTTCTTTTTACAATCCCGATCTCCAGCGGGTCATTGAAATCTACTCCGAGCACGGCTGTTCGGAAAACGAAACCTGCGCCCGTTCCTGTTGGGATAGAGAGCGGGATCCCCAAGCCTCGGGAGCGGTGCAACGCGCTATCGGCCCGCTGGGCTTTCGGCTTGGCTTCATTGCCGGATCCGACAGCCATTCCGGTCATTGCTCCGGAGCCAACATCCCTGATCCCGTTTTTCGAAACGGCAATCCCGGTGGATTGACCGGCATCGCAGCGGAAACGATGGACCGGGAAACACTTTGGAGCGCGGTTTACCATCGGCATACCTATGCTACTTCCGGCGAGCGGATGTACCTTGAGTTTCGGGTAAACGACCGGCTGATGGGTTCCATTTTGCGTCTGGTCGGCAAACCGGTGGTCACGGCACGGGTGATCGGCACGCAGCCGCTGAGTAAAGTGGAGATCATCCGTTACGATAAGATCAATGGTTGGCGGACCGTCTACGCGGAACAGCCCGAAAACCTTTTCTGGAACATCCGCTGGGCGGACGACAATTTCCCCGGCCCGTGCCTGTATTATCTTCGCGCCGTGCAAATTAATGATACGACCGCTTGGAGTTCGCCGGTCTGGATCGATTAG